One Streptomyces fagopyri DNA window includes the following coding sequences:
- a CDS encoding endonuclease/exonuclease/phosphatase family protein codes for MAQAYVTETGNGDSGSEHRGPRLRRLLDRWRADRGIWRRGLILAALALLLALVMVLHAQIPNRIGNLGSLTETFLPWLGLFVPVLVVLALVRKSASALIAVLVPSVVWLNLFGGLLVDRTGSGGDLTVATHNVNAENPDPSGTARDVAASGADVVALEELTATAVPTYEKALAATYRYHSVQGTVGLWSKYPLTRTRPVDIKLGWTRAMRATVATPEGSVAVYVAHLPSVRVKMEAGFTARQRDRSADALGEAIADEPLKRVVLLGDLNGTMNDRALNGVTSQMRSTQGAAGSGFGFSWPASFPMARIDQIMVKGVEPVTSWTLPGTTSDHLPIAARVKVAATGS; via the coding sequence ATGGCGCAGGCGTATGTGACGGAGACGGGCAACGGCGACTCGGGGTCCGAGCACCGAGGACCCCGGCTTCGGCGCCTGCTGGACAGATGGCGCGCCGACCGCGGCATCTGGCGCCGAGGCCTGATCCTCGCGGCGCTCGCGCTGCTCCTCGCGCTGGTGATGGTGCTGCACGCGCAGATCCCGAACCGGATCGGCAACCTCGGCAGCCTCACCGAGACGTTCCTGCCGTGGCTGGGCCTGTTCGTCCCGGTCCTGGTGGTCCTCGCGCTGGTACGGAAGTCCGCGAGCGCCCTGATCGCCGTGCTGGTGCCCTCGGTCGTCTGGCTGAACCTCTTCGGCGGACTGCTCGTCGACAGGACCGGCAGCGGTGGCGACCTCACCGTCGCCACGCACAACGTCAACGCGGAGAACCCCGACCCGTCCGGCACCGCACGCGACGTGGCCGCCTCCGGCGCCGACGTGGTGGCCCTGGAGGAACTGACGGCCACGGCGGTCCCGACGTACGAGAAGGCGCTGGCCGCCACGTACAGGTACCACTCGGTGCAGGGCACCGTCGGGTTGTGGAGCAAGTACCCGCTGACCAGGACGCGGCCCGTGGACATCAAGCTGGGCTGGACGCGGGCGATGCGGGCGACGGTGGCGACACCGGAGGGCAGCGTCGCCGTGTACGTCGCCCACCTGCCCTCGGTACGGGTGAAGATGGAGGCCGGGTTCACCGCCCGCCAGCGCGACCGCAGCGCCGACGCGCTGGGCGAGGCGATCGCCGACGAGCCGCTGAAGCGGGTCGTCCTGCTCGGCGACCTCAACGGCACGATGAACGACCGCGCGCTGAACGGCGTCACCTCGCAGATGCGCTCCACGCAGGGCGCGGCGGGCAGCGGCTTCGGGTTCAGCTGGCCGGCGTCGTTCCCGATGGCCCGGATCGACCAGATCATGGTCAAGGGTGTCGAGCCGGTCACCTCCTGGACGCTGCCCGGGACCACCAGTGACCATCTTCCGATCGCCGCCCGCGTGAAGGTCGCGGCAACCGGGTCTTAA
- a CDS encoding MFS transporter, protein MPLALLALAVGAFGIGTTEFVMMGLLPDVADDLHISIPAAGHLVSAYALGVVIGAPLLAAATARMPRRKVLIGLMVLFVAGNVLSALAPDQHWLLAARFLSGLPHGAFFGVGAVVATGLVAPERKARSVSLMFLGLTVANIAGVPVATLIGQHFGWRATFLGVGVIGLAAIASLALLIPHDHTHATTGGLRGELAALRSLPVWLALGTTVAGFGALFSAYSYVTPMLTESAGYTESSVTLLLALFGVGATVGNLVGGRLADQSLRGTLFGGLTSLVAVLALFPLMMAAQWSAALAVTLLGTAAFVTGSPLQLMVMEKASAAPSLASSANQAAFNLANAGGAWIGGLALAAGFGATSPALAGAALAVLGLAVAGTAYTVDRRRVTVRAVTPGRLVAAHVPDRPEALRR, encoded by the coding sequence ATGCCCCTGGCCCTGCTCGCCCTCGCCGTGGGCGCCTTCGGCATCGGCACCACCGAGTTCGTGATGATGGGCCTGCTGCCCGACGTCGCGGACGACCTCCACATATCCATCCCCGCCGCGGGACACCTGGTCTCGGCGTACGCGCTCGGCGTGGTGATCGGCGCCCCGCTGCTGGCGGCGGCCACCGCCCGGATGCCCCGCCGCAAGGTCCTGATCGGCCTCATGGTCCTCTTCGTCGCGGGCAACGTGCTCTCGGCCCTCGCCCCCGACCAGCACTGGCTGCTCGCCGCCCGCTTCCTCAGCGGTCTGCCGCACGGCGCCTTCTTCGGTGTCGGCGCCGTCGTCGCCACCGGCCTCGTCGCGCCCGAGCGCAAGGCGCGGTCCGTCTCGCTGATGTTCCTCGGGCTGACCGTCGCGAACATCGCGGGCGTGCCGGTCGCCACGCTCATCGGCCAGCACTTCGGCTGGCGGGCCACCTTCCTCGGGGTCGGCGTGATCGGTCTGGCGGCCATCGCCTCGCTGGCGCTGCTCATCCCCCACGACCACACCCACGCCACCACCGGAGGCCTGCGCGGCGAACTCGCGGCCCTGCGGTCCCTCCCCGTCTGGCTGGCGTTGGGGACCACGGTCGCCGGTTTCGGCGCGCTGTTCTCCGCGTACAGCTACGTCACGCCGATGCTCACCGAGTCCGCCGGGTACACCGAGTCCAGCGTGACGCTGCTGCTCGCGCTGTTCGGGGTCGGCGCGACGGTGGGCAACCTGGTGGGCGGACGCCTGGCGGACCAGTCCCTGCGCGGCACGCTCTTCGGCGGTCTCACGTCCCTGGTCGCGGTGCTGGCGCTCTTCCCCCTCATGATGGCGGCGCAGTGGAGTGCCGCGCTCGCCGTCACCCTGCTCGGCACGGCCGCCTTCGTGACCGGTTCGCCGCTCCAGCTGATGGTGATGGAGAAGGCGTCCGCGGCCCCGTCGCTGGCCTCGTCCGCCAACCAGGCCGCGTTCAACCTCGCCAACGCGGGCGGCGCGTGGATCGGCGGGCTCGCCCTGGCGGCGGGCTTCGGCGCCACCTCCCCGGCGCTCGCCGGAGCCGCCCTCGCGGTGCTCGGCCTGGCCGTCGCCGGGACGGCGTACACGGTCGACCGGCGCCGCGTGACCGTCCGGGCGGTCACCCCCGGCCGTCTGGTCGCCGCTCACGTCCCCGACCGGCCGGAGGCACTGCGCCGCTGA
- the panB gene encoding 3-methyl-2-oxobutanoate hydroxymethyltransferase, whose amino-acid sequence MTQLSAAPKQPADGARATTDSGRALYGGKSTRRITVRDITAAKERGEKWPMLTAYDAMTASVFDESGIPVMLVGDSAGNCHLGYETTVPVTLDEMTMLSAAVVRGTSRALIVGDLPFGSYQEGPVQALRSATRLVKEAGVGAVKLEGGERSHRQIELLVESGIPVMAHIGLTPQSVNAMGYRVQGRGEEAAQQLLRDAKAVQDAGAFAVVLELVPAELAAEVTRTLHIPTVGIGAGPETDAQVLVWTDMLGLTGGKVPKFVKQYADLRAVMGDAARAFADDVVGGTFPLDEHSVH is encoded by the coding sequence ATGACGCAGCTCTCGGCTGCCCCGAAGCAGCCCGCGGACGGTGCGCGGGCCACCACCGACAGCGGCAGGGCGCTGTACGGAGGCAAGAGCACCCGCCGCATCACGGTCCGCGACATCACCGCGGCCAAGGAGCGCGGCGAGAAGTGGCCCATGCTCACCGCCTACGACGCGATGACCGCGTCCGTCTTCGACGAGTCCGGCATCCCGGTGATGCTCGTCGGCGACTCGGCCGGCAACTGCCACCTCGGGTACGAGACGACCGTGCCCGTCACCCTCGACGAGATGACGATGCTGTCCGCCGCGGTCGTCCGTGGCACCAGCCGCGCCCTGATCGTCGGCGACCTGCCCTTCGGCTCGTACCAGGAAGGTCCGGTCCAGGCCCTGCGCTCGGCCACCCGGCTGGTCAAGGAGGCCGGGGTCGGCGCCGTGAAGCTGGAGGGCGGCGAGCGCTCGCACCGCCAGATCGAGCTGCTCGTGGAGTCCGGCATCCCCGTCATGGCGCACATCGGCCTGACCCCGCAGTCCGTGAACGCCATGGGCTACCGCGTCCAGGGCCGCGGCGAGGAAGCCGCCCAGCAGCTGCTGCGTGACGCCAAGGCGGTCCAGGACGCGGGCGCGTTCGCCGTCGTCCTGGAGCTGGTCCCGGCGGAACTCGCCGCCGAGGTGACCCGCACCCTGCACATCCCGACCGTCGGCATCGGCGCGGGCCCGGAGACCGACGCGCAGGTCCTGGTGTGGACCGACATGCTCGGCCTCACCGGGGGCAAGGTGCCGAAGTTCGTGAAGCAGTACGCCGATCTGCGCGCGGTCATGGGCGACGCCGCCCGCGCGTTCGCCGACGACGTCGTCGGCGGGACGTTCCCCCTCGACGAGCACTCCGTCCACTAG
- a CDS encoding TetR/AcrR family transcriptional regulator: MSLADSRAGHEGSPRGRPRSEAVERSIIEGAIKLLEDGVPLADISIERLARTAGVGKATIYRRWSGKEELFVDVMRATEPPDAELPGTSMRDDLIALLEPLRRRGLASRSSALLHNVYAQIKTSPKIWAAYQATVIEPRRRTTFEVLRRGQRDGELRDDVDIEVINDLFVGPMLVRAVMRPDAELPEDLAAQIVDTVLAGLRPPGR, translated from the coding sequence GTGAGCCTCGCCGACAGCCGGGCCGGACACGAGGGTTCCCCCCGGGGACGACCCCGCAGCGAGGCCGTGGAACGCTCCATCATCGAGGGCGCGATCAAACTCCTGGAGGACGGCGTCCCGCTCGCGGACATCTCCATCGAACGTCTGGCCCGTACCGCCGGCGTCGGCAAGGCGACCATCTACCGCCGCTGGAGCGGCAAGGAGGAACTCTTCGTCGACGTCATGCGCGCCACCGAACCCCCGGACGCCGAACTCCCGGGCACCTCGATGCGCGACGATCTGATCGCCCTTCTGGAACCGCTGCGCCGGCGGGGTCTGGCCAGCCGCTCCTCCGCGCTCCTGCACAACGTCTACGCCCAGATCAAGACCAGCCCGAAGATCTGGGCGGCCTACCAGGCGACCGTCATCGAACCGCGGCGCCGGACCACCTTCGAGGTGCTGCGCCGAGGACAGCGCGACGGCGAACTCCGTGACGACGTGGACATAGAGGTCATCAACGACCTCTTTGTCGGACCCATGCTGGTGCGCGCCGTGATGCGTCCGGACGCCGAACTCCCCGAGGACCTCGCGGCGCAGATCGTCGACACGGTACTCGCGGGGCTCCGTCCGCCCGGACGTTAG
- a CDS encoding ABC transporter permease: protein MTTAVAEAPLATEGDPRISPRAHARHIGALVRRNLLWIRQDPESMFDAVLMPIVFTLLFVYVFGGSIGQSLGGGQDAYVQYVVPGLMAMTAMNIATAVGTGFNQDFQTGVMDRFRTLPIGQGSVLFAKIVVELMRMLVATTILLVVGVLVGFDITNWSGLFASVGLSVLFGSSLMWIFLVLGVTMKNAQSVQAMGFLVLMPLQFGSSIFSPTGTMPGWLRAFTDYNPLSALADTARGLMVGGPVTHDLWVTLAWTAGLTVTMAPIAIHKFRTKT from the coding sequence ATGACCACCGCCGTCGCCGAAGCCCCCCTCGCCACCGAGGGCGACCCGCGCATCTCACCCCGGGCGCACGCGCGCCACATCGGCGCGCTCGTCCGCCGCAACCTGCTGTGGATCCGCCAGGACCCGGAGTCGATGTTCGACGCCGTCCTGATGCCGATCGTCTTCACCCTGCTGTTCGTGTACGTCTTCGGCGGCTCCATCGGGCAGTCGCTGGGCGGCGGCCAGGACGCGTACGTGCAGTACGTGGTGCCCGGCCTGATGGCGATGACGGCCATGAACATCGCGACGGCCGTCGGCACCGGCTTCAACCAGGACTTCCAGACCGGTGTGATGGACCGCTTCCGCACCCTGCCGATCGGCCAGGGTTCCGTGCTCTTCGCCAAGATCGTGGTGGAGCTGATGCGGATGCTCGTCGCCACCACGATCCTGCTGGTCGTCGGCGTACTGGTCGGCTTCGACATCACCAACTGGTCGGGACTGTTCGCCTCCGTGGGACTGTCCGTGCTCTTCGGCTCGTCCCTGATGTGGATCTTCCTGGTCCTCGGTGTGACGATGAAGAACGCGCAGTCCGTGCAGGCGATGGGCTTCCTGGTCCTGATGCCCCTGCAGTTCGGTTCGTCGATCTTCTCGCCGACCGGGACCATGCCGGGCTGGCTGCGCGCCTTCACCGACTACAACCCGCTGTCCGCGCTCGCGGACACCGCGCGCGGCCTCATGGTGGGCGGCCCGGTGACGCACGACCTGTGGGTCACCCTCGCCTGGACGGCGGGACTCACCGTGACCATGGCACCGATCGCGATCCACAAGTTCCGTACCAAGACCTGA
- a CDS encoding MFS transporter: MTTPAAPAERRVPEAVHRRRWAILGVLMLSLLIVVLDNSILNVAIKTISTPAPTGLGATQSELEWAINAYTLVFAGLLFTAGLLGDRLGRKKVLLSGLAVFGVGSALAAESGSPVQLIVFRAVMGFGAAFVMPATLAVLMNVFEREEQPKAIGIWAGGVGLAIAIGPITGGVLLAHFWWGSVFLINVPIVVLALGLMFWLVPDSRDPNPGRVDLVGVVLSVIGLVLLVYGIIKGGQLASFTDATVLATIGAGVAVLVAFVVYEKRSDHPSIDVTYFKNKVFSAAIAAIALVFFALMGVTFFSVFYTQSVRGYSPLKTGVLMLPLAAAQLIFAPRARLVVDRIGNRATCTGGLLLLAAMLGAFATLKADTPIWLLEVIFFLMGTGMAHIMTPTSVVIMQALPREKAGSASALSNVFRQVGGALGIAVLGSVLSSAYRNGIEDKLSLLPPGLRHTAGESIEATLGVAAKLGPRGDALVTPANDAFLHAMHVTALCGAGVAIVGAVVVAVFLPGRPPAPQKDEDRTELVTAEH, encoded by the coding sequence ATGACAACTCCCGCTGCCCCCGCCGAACGGCGTGTGCCCGAAGCGGTGCACCGGCGCCGCTGGGCCATTCTCGGCGTGCTCATGCTCAGCCTGTTGATCGTGGTCCTGGACAACTCGATCCTCAACGTCGCGATCAAGACGATCTCCACCCCGGCACCCACCGGACTCGGCGCCACGCAGAGCGAGCTGGAGTGGGCCATCAACGCCTACACGCTCGTCTTCGCCGGGCTGCTCTTCACCGCGGGCCTCCTCGGCGACCGGCTCGGCCGCAAGAAGGTCCTGCTCTCCGGCCTGGCCGTCTTCGGAGTGGGCTCGGCACTGGCGGCGGAGTCCGGCTCGCCCGTCCAGCTCATCGTCTTCCGTGCCGTCATGGGTTTCGGCGCCGCCTTCGTGATGCCCGCCACCCTCGCCGTCCTCATGAACGTCTTCGAGCGCGAGGAGCAGCCGAAGGCCATCGGCATCTGGGCCGGCGGCGTCGGCCTCGCCATCGCCATCGGCCCGATCACCGGCGGCGTGCTGCTCGCCCACTTCTGGTGGGGCTCGGTCTTCCTGATCAACGTGCCGATCGTGGTCCTCGCGCTCGGCCTGATGTTCTGGCTGGTCCCCGACTCCCGCGACCCGAACCCCGGCCGCGTCGACCTGGTCGGTGTCGTCCTGTCCGTCATCGGGCTCGTGCTGCTCGTCTACGGCATCATCAAGGGAGGCCAGCTGGCCTCCTTCACCGACGCGACGGTCCTCGCCACCATCGGGGCCGGAGTCGCCGTCCTCGTCGCCTTCGTCGTCTACGAGAAGCGCAGCGACCATCCCTCCATCGACGTCACCTACTTCAAGAACAAGGTCTTCTCGGCCGCCATCGCCGCCATCGCGCTGGTCTTCTTCGCGCTGATGGGCGTGACCTTCTTCTCCGTCTTCTACACCCAGAGCGTGCGCGGCTACTCACCGCTGAAGACCGGCGTGCTGATGCTGCCGCTCGCCGCCGCCCAGCTCATCTTCGCGCCGCGCGCCCGCCTCGTCGTCGACCGCATCGGCAACCGGGCCACCTGCACGGGGGGCCTGCTGCTGCTCGCCGCGATGCTCGGCGCGTTCGCGACGCTGAAGGCGGACACCCCGATCTGGCTCCTCGAGGTCATCTTCTTCCTGATGGGCACCGGTATGGCGCACATCATGACCCCGACGAGCGTCGTCATAATGCAGGCCCTGCCGCGCGAGAAGGCCGGCTCCGCCTCCGCCCTCAGCAACGTCTTCCGTCAGGTCGGCGGCGCCCTCGGCATCGCGGTCCTCGGTTCGGTCCTCTCCTCGGCCTACCGCAACGGCATCGAGGACAAGCTCTCGCTCCTGCCGCCCGGCCTGCGCCACACCGCGGGCGAGTCCATCGAGGCCACCCTCGGCGTCGCGGCCAAGCTCGGCCCCAGGGGCGACGCCCTCGTCACCCCGGCCAACGACGCGTTCCTGCACGCCATGCACGTGACCGCCCTGTGCGGCGCGGGGGTCGCGATCGTGGGCGCCGTCGTCGTGGCCGTGTTCCTGCCGGGCCGCCCGCCCGCCCCGCAAAAGGACGAGGACCGGACGGAGTTGGTGACCGCGGAGCACTGA
- a CDS encoding AfsR/SARP family transcriptional regulator, giving the protein MDPVRYRILGTTQALRTDGTPVPVGGARLRALLTVLALRPARTVPAAVLVDEVWGDDPPADAPAALQALVGRLRRALGAGAVDSADGGYRLVAGVDDIDLHRFGRLAGEGARALADGDPAKAAVILDDALALWHGPALADLPDRAAESARWETRHLDVRRARLGAALALGHAEQSLPELTALCDLHPLDEPLHALRLRALRDAGRPAEALAAYESVRALLADRLGSDPGPELRALHGELLRPAGPAPSVQRPAHEGGTEIRTAPAHHTPASAHHTPAAGHTPASASASHGHGARGGPGVPAASAPLGNLRARLTSFVGREADIDTIRGDLASARLVTLLGPGGAGKTRLSQEAAEAVASGARDGVWLAELAPVDDPQAVPDAVLTAVGARETVLRGAGAEEMRAASERHDDPLHRLAEYCSKRSMLLILDNCEHVVDAAAQLAEELLERCPGLTVLATSREPLGVPGELLRPVEPLPEPFALRLFADRGASARPGFRIDADAGTAEAAAEICRRLDGLPLAIELAAARLRMLTPRQIADRLDDRFRLLTSGSRTVLPRQQTLRAVVDWSWDLLDGDERDVLRRLSVFAGGCDLAAAEAVCGPVALEALGSLVDKSLVVAAPAGDGAMRYRLLETVAEYAGERLDESGRRAAAERDHLTYYRELARTTDPQLRGAGQRAAIERMERESENLRAALQRAVAVGDEQEALCLVLSLAWYWQMRDLRLMARHWSSEVMALGPDPFAEPLRPVPPLTESCTDAPPPMRPEILDEARRGLHLVHLACMDMDMGAWETPEAQEKLRSISRAYSPGLPQTCRSPGNLWFYAVIMTGDMDRMRSVIDETVRTCRELGDAWELGVALQMRANVLANRATWAGDAVRDAEEALEIFTGIGDAWGAAEALSARGEAHERRGAYRLAADDYAEAMTYAEGLGAHAQTAVLSTRLGGVLIESGESERGERMLRDVLARGEGTLNEAMPASRLFLSMWLARSDRVPEAREQMRLLRADFEAVTFVVFDGFVLGIEAWLDALEGMHEAALVKVRRALERAGDPLSQVIAPHMTSAHLTTAAVALTGLDGGRRVRDAAVLLGVADRLLPPGHFVGPMEDEVRLRAEAGVRALLDHAAYETAYAEGGALSLEEAAALV; this is encoded by the coding sequence ATGGACCCCGTGCGCTACCGCATCCTCGGAACCACTCAGGCACTTCGTACCGACGGCACGCCCGTCCCGGTCGGCGGGGCGCGCCTGCGTGCCCTGCTGACCGTGCTCGCGCTGCGGCCGGCCCGGACCGTGCCCGCCGCCGTCCTGGTCGACGAGGTGTGGGGCGACGACCCGCCCGCCGACGCGCCCGCGGCACTGCAGGCGCTGGTCGGAAGGCTGCGCCGGGCACTCGGCGCGGGCGCGGTGGACTCGGCGGACGGGGGCTACCGGCTCGTCGCGGGCGTCGACGACATCGACCTGCACCGTTTCGGGCGGCTCGCGGGGGAGGGCGCACGCGCGCTCGCCGACGGCGACCCGGCGAAGGCGGCCGTGATCCTCGACGACGCCCTCGCGCTGTGGCACGGGCCGGCCCTGGCCGACCTCCCGGACCGCGCCGCCGAGTCGGCCCGCTGGGAGACCCGGCACCTCGACGTGCGCCGCGCCCGTCTCGGCGCGGCCCTGGCCCTCGGCCACGCCGAACAGTCCCTGCCCGAGCTCACCGCCCTGTGCGACCTCCACCCCCTCGACGAACCCCTGCACGCCCTGCGGCTGCGCGCCCTGCGCGACGCGGGCCGCCCCGCCGAGGCCCTGGCCGCCTACGAGTCGGTACGCGCGCTGCTGGCCGACCGGCTGGGCTCCGATCCCGGCCCGGAACTCCGCGCGCTGCACGGCGAGCTGCTCCGACCGGCCGGCCCGGCACCGTCCGTACAGCGCCCGGCGCACGAGGGCGGCACCGAGATCCGTACCGCGCCCGCACACCACACCCCGGCGTCCGCACACCACACCCCGGCGGCCGGGCACACTCCCGCGTCCGCGTCCGCGTCGCACGGCCACGGGGCCCGGGGCGGCCCCGGTGTCCCCGCCGCGTCCGCGCCCCTCGGCAACCTCCGCGCCCGGCTCACCTCGTTCGTCGGGCGGGAGGCCGACATCGACACCATCCGGGGCGATCTCGCCTCGGCACGGCTGGTGACACTGCTCGGCCCCGGCGGCGCCGGGAAGACCCGGCTGTCGCAGGAGGCGGCGGAGGCCGTCGCGTCCGGGGCCCGCGACGGGGTGTGGCTGGCCGAGCTCGCGCCGGTCGACGACCCGCAGGCCGTGCCCGACGCCGTTCTCACCGCCGTCGGGGCCCGCGAGACGGTGCTGCGAGGCGCCGGCGCCGAGGAGATGCGGGCCGCCTCCGAGCGGCACGACGACCCCCTGCACCGGCTCGCCGAGTACTGCTCCAAGCGCAGCATGCTGCTCATCCTCGACAACTGCGAGCACGTCGTGGACGCCGCGGCGCAGCTGGCCGAGGAGCTTCTGGAGCGGTGCCCGGGGCTGACCGTACTGGCCACCAGCCGTGAACCCCTCGGCGTACCGGGGGAGTTGCTGCGGCCCGTGGAGCCGCTGCCGGAGCCGTTCGCGCTCAGGCTGTTCGCGGACCGCGGGGCCTCCGCCCGGCCGGGCTTCCGGATCGACGCCGACGCCGGGACCGCCGAGGCCGCGGCGGAGATCTGCCGCCGGCTGGACGGCCTGCCGCTCGCCATCGAACTCGCCGCGGCCCGGCTGCGGATGCTCACCCCCCGGCAGATCGCCGACCGGCTCGACGACCGGTTCCGGCTGCTGACCTCCGGCAGCCGTACGGTGCTGCCGCGCCAGCAGACCCTGCGCGCCGTCGTCGACTGGTCCTGGGACCTGCTCGACGGGGACGAGCGGGACGTCCTGCGGCGGCTGTCGGTGTTCGCGGGCGGCTGCGACCTGGCCGCCGCCGAGGCCGTCTGCGGCCCGGTGGCCCTGGAGGCGCTCGGCTCGCTCGTCGACAAGTCCCTGGTCGTCGCGGCGCCCGCCGGCGACGGCGCGATGCGCTACCGGCTCCTGGAGACCGTCGCCGAGTACGCCGGTGAACGGCTCGACGAGTCCGGGCGGCGCGCCGCCGCCGAGCGCGACCACCTCACGTACTACCGGGAGCTCGCCCGCACCACCGACCCGCAGTTGCGCGGCGCCGGCCAGCGCGCCGCGATCGAGCGGATGGAACGGGAGTCGGAGAACCTCAGGGCGGCCCTGCAGCGTGCCGTCGCCGTCGGCGACGAGCAGGAGGCGCTGTGCCTCGTCCTCTCGCTGGCCTGGTACTGGCAGATGCGCGACCTGCGGCTGATGGCCCGGCACTGGTCGAGTGAGGTCATGGCGCTCGGCCCGGACCCCTTCGCCGAGCCCCTGCGGCCGGTCCCCCCGCTGACCGAGAGCTGCACGGACGCCCCGCCGCCGATGCGCCCCGAGATCCTCGACGAGGCCCGTCGCGGCCTGCATCTCGTCCACCTCGCCTGTATGGACATGGACATGGGGGCCTGGGAGACCCCGGAGGCCCAGGAGAAGCTGCGCTCCATCAGCCGGGCCTACAGTCCGGGGCTGCCGCAGACCTGCCGCAGCCCGGGCAACCTCTGGTTCTACGCCGTGATCATGACGGGTGACATGGACCGGATGCGCTCCGTCATCGACGAGACCGTCCGCACCTGCCGCGAGCTCGGCGACGCGTGGGAGCTCGGCGTCGCGCTCCAGATGCGTGCCAACGTCCTCGCCAACCGGGCCACCTGGGCGGGCGACGCGGTGCGTGACGCGGAGGAGGCGCTGGAGATCTTCACCGGGATCGGAGACGCCTGGGGGGCCGCCGAGGCGCTCTCGGCGCGCGGCGAGGCCCACGAACGCCGGGGCGCTTACCGGCTCGCGGCCGACGACTACGCCGAGGCGATGACGTACGCCGAAGGACTCGGCGCGCACGCGCAGACGGCGGTGCTCAGCACCCGGCTCGGCGGCGTCCTCATCGAGTCGGGCGAGAGCGAGCGCGGCGAACGGATGCTGAGGGACGTGCTGGCCCGGGGCGAGGGCACGCTGAACGAGGCCATGCCCGCCTCGCGGCTCTTCCTGTCGATGTGGCTGGCCCGCAGCGACCGGGTCCCTGAGGCGCGGGAGCAGATGCGGCTGCTGCGCGCGGACTTCGAGGCCGTCACCTTCGTGGTCTTCGACGGCTTCGTGCTGGGCATCGAGGCCTGGCTGGACGCGCTGGAGGGGATGCACGAGGCCGCTCTGGTGAAGGTGCGCAGAGCGCTGGAACGGGCGGGCGATCCGCTGTCGCAGGTCATCGCGCCGCACATGACCTCCGCGCATCTGACCACCGCCGCCGTCGCCCTCACCGGCCTGGACGGCGGACGCAGGGTGCGTGACGCGGCCGTGCTGCTCGGCGTGGCGGACCGGCTGCTGCCGCCGGGGCATTTCGTCGGCCCGATGGAGGACGAGGTGCGGCTCCGGGCCGAGGCCGGTGTACGGGCGCTGCTGGACCACGCGGCGTACGAGACCGCGTACGCCGAGGGCGGCGCGCTCTCCCTGGAGGAGGCCGCCGCCCTCGTGTGA
- a CDS encoding ATP-binding cassette domain-containing protein, with protein sequence MTRIDKNPGSGARSAVTVRGLVKHYGETKALDGVDLDVHEGTVLGVLGPNGAGKTTLVRILSTLVTPDAGRATVAGYDVLSQPRQLRRVIGLTGQYASVDEKLPGWENLYMIGRLLDLPRKEARRRADELLERFSLTDAAKRPASTYSGGMRRRLDLAASMIGAPSVLYLDEPTTGLDPRTRNEVWKEVKRMVADGATVLLTTQYMEEAEQLASELTVIDRGKVIANGRIDELKARVGGRTLRIRPLDPLELRPLAALFDELGLTGLASSAVDIETGTVVVPILSDEQLTAVVGAVSARGITIASISTELPSLDEVFLSLTGHKASAPQDPAPTRAYEEVSA encoded by the coding sequence ATGACGCGAATCGACAAGAACCCCGGCAGCGGCGCCCGCAGCGCCGTCACCGTGCGGGGACTGGTCAAGCACTACGGCGAGACCAAGGCACTGGACGGCGTGGACCTGGACGTCCACGAAGGCACCGTCCTCGGCGTGCTCGGTCCCAACGGCGCCGGCAAGACCACCCTCGTCCGCATCCTGTCCACCCTGGTCACCCCGGACGCCGGCCGGGCGACCGTGGCCGGCTACGACGTACTCAGCCAGCCCCGCCAGCTCCGCCGCGTGATAGGACTCACCGGCCAGTACGCCTCGGTCGACGAGAAGCTCCCCGGCTGGGAGAACCTCTACATGATCGGGCGGCTGCTCGACCTGCCCCGCAAGGAGGCCCGCCGGCGCGCCGACGAGCTCCTGGAGCGCTTCTCCCTCACCGACGCCGCCAAGCGCCCCGCGTCGACGTACTCCGGCGGTATGCGCCGCCGTCTCGACCTCGCCGCCTCCATGATCGGCGCCCCGTCCGTCCTCTATCTGGACGAGCCGACCACCGGGCTCGACCCGCGCACCCGCAACGAGGTGTGGAAGGAGGTCAAGCGGATGGTGGCGGACGGCGCCACCGTGCTGCTCACCACCCAGTACATGGAGGAGGCCGAGCAACTGGCCTCCGAACTCACGGTCATCGACCGCGGCAAGGTCATCGCGAACGGCCGGATCGACGAGCTCAAGGCGCGGGTCGGCGGCCGTACGCTGCGCATCCGCCCGCTGGACCCGCTGGAGCTGCGTCCGCTGGCCGCCCTCTTCGACGAGCTGGGCCTCACCGGGCTCGCCTCCTCGGCCGTGGACATCGAGACCGGCACCGTGGTGGTGCCCATCCTCAGCGACGAACAGCTCACCGCCGTGGTCGGCGCGGTCAGCGCCCGCGGCATCACGATCGCCTCCATCTCCACCGAACTGCCCAGTCTGGACGAGGTCTTCCTGTCCCTCACCGGCCACAAGGCCAGCGCACCGCAGGACCCGGCCCCCACCCGCGCCTACGAGGAGGTCTCCGCATGA